A window of Conger conger chromosome 13, fConCon1.1, whole genome shotgun sequence contains these coding sequences:
- the LOC133107466 gene encoding trace amine-associated receptor 13c-like — protein sequence MNLTEEESCVHSNISCWYSSRTASYVLLYMSVAVVVSLTVCGNLLVIISICHFKQLQTPTNFLLLSLAMADCLVGVIVMPLYFTMLIEPHSCFGILYCTIFSVAAFYLTCISIYNVALIAVDRYIALSNPFHYSMKMTVNVTLRIIAILWLYSLIYNVVLLYFNGNIIDIKANVTCGECIVTVHNEWSVIDFIIVFFLPCSMIIIIYLKIFIIATKQANKIRSVRKCPQINNSSMASERKAAKTLGVLVAVFLLCLVPYYVSTFLNVYLRNRSVHLTISIPESLVYLNSSINPIIYALFYPWFQRSFKLILTFRIFGTDSSLLNVLERETNLK from the coding sequence ATGAATCTCACAGAAGAGGAATCCTGCGTCCATTCAAACATTTCCTGTTGGTACAGTTCCCGAACAGCATCTTATGTACTGCTGTATATGTCTGTAGCAGTAGTTGTCTCGCTGACGGTGTGTGGAAACCTGCTTGTGATCATCTCCATCTGTCACTTCAAGCAGCTTCAAACACCAACTaatttcctcctcctctctctggcgATGGCAGACTGTCTTGTTGGGGTAATTGTGATGCCCCTCTATTTTACTATGTTGATAGAGCCACACAGTTGCTTTGGTATATTGTATTGCACAATATTTAGTGTAGCAGCATTTTACCTCACTTGTATATCAATTTATAATGTAGCTTTAATTGCAGTGGACCGATATATTGCTCTCTCCAATCCATTTCACTACTCCATGAAAATGACAGTGAATGTAACTTTGAGGATAATAGCAATACTGTGGTTGTATTCATTAATCTACAATGTGGTGCTTCTTTATTTCAATGGAAATATTATTGACATAAAAGCAAACGTCACATGTGGTGAGTGTATTGTTACAGTTCATAACGAATGGTCCGTTATTGACttcataattgtattttttttgccatgctcaatgattataattatatacCTGAAAATTTTCATTATTGCTACAAAACAGGCAAATAAAATTAGGAGTGTCAGAAAGTGcccacaaataaataatagctCAATGGCATCTGAAAGGAAAGCAGCAAAAACCCTTGGAGTTCTAGTGGCAGTATTCCTACTGTGCTTAGTACCTTACTATGTAAGTACCTTTCTTAATGTCTATTTGAGGAACAGATCTGTGCATCTTACAATATCAATTCCGGAGTCTCTAGTATATTTAAATTCTTCCATCAATCCAATCATTTATGCTCTTTTCTATCCATGGTTTCAGAGGTCTTTTAAACTCATATTAACATTTAGAATATTTGGCACTGACTCTTCCCTTCTGAATGTGCTTGAACGGGAAacaaatttgaaatga